In Salvia miltiorrhiza cultivar Shanhuang (shh) chromosome 4, IMPLAD_Smil_shh, whole genome shotgun sequence, the DNA window TGTAAAAAGaagttattttaataaataattttctatgagtgtaaatttatagtttatagtattatttattattttaatatatttttgaacTAATTATTGATAACGTTtggaaatataatattttaaaactcATGAGATTGAAAAGGTCATCTAAAttcaatacaaaaaaataaaatttctaggTTTTatctttacataattaattttaattccgaaaattttaaatttctaacaaaattaataaataaattatttgtattgtaattaaaaattattaggTTTCCAGAAAAAATATAAGGGTTATtagcatgtaaatacacaaactttttatattttctgaaatttaacatgactttttatttttagcccacaaatacacgaacttaacattttttctgatttttgacatcgacttgaaaaaactctatttattgttgaAGTGGAGGTCGGAATACATGACGTGGACtacgaaatatgcacttgaatagagtaatttgattcattattttgattagagagcgaatgacatggtataccgaccttcacgttaatagtaaattagatttttttctTGTCGAtatcaaaaataagaaaaaatgccaagttcgtgtatttgtgagctaaaaataaaagtcatgttaaatttcagaaaatataaaaagttcgtgtatttacagacTAATAACCCAAAATATAACGTATGTGGACGAAGAATTCTAATGTATACTACTACtttattaaaatgtaaaacataaattataatatattttttgatttattatatgtataatatattaaattacataATGAACCATAAGGctcattttaaataaatgaataaaacagACAAattgaactttgatttttacatgatttataaaattaaacatgtGATTTTTAACCTTTTCTTGAAGTAAGCATGCAATAGTCCCAAGACATGAGAAAACAAAGGCATTGGAGCTACAACACAAGCTTCTTCCCCCAACTTGCCTAGAATGGAAAAATCATTCATTCCTTCCCTTACTAGCTACGACGACAGACCCCGGCACGCCTAATAATCCTCGCCGGGAAAGAAACGCTATTTCTAGTCGAAAAACACGAAGAAAAGTCGCTAGTTCTACAACACGAAGAAGCCTATTATCCACAACCAGGTACGCGGCCCTTCACTTGGCTTCCTCCGCGTCTCCACCGCCACGAGCAGCAGCAGAGTTTCCCTGGCCGTCAGAACCGGTTGCAGCCCGACTATCCGGTTTATCTTGCTTGCTTACCCCGCGgatatcatttaggttcgaattCGAAGTGGGTACGCTGCTGCTGGCCCCTCCAAGACTGGCGTCGTTATGTTGGGGGTTCATGCCATTGTTGGGACCGACAGACCTCATGCCCAGCTGCCCTTGGCCGGCTTGCGGGTGGCCATGTTGCTGCTGAGGATCTTGTAATAGGTGTGGGCTGTTGAACGGCGCCCGTGGCTGGAACATGCCTTGCTGCTGAGCCATGGCTGCAGCAGCCTGAGGATGCTGCATGTAAAACCCTCCTTGTTGCATCGCGGGATGGGGAGTCATCTGCGATTTTTTTGATATACGAGTAAGCAAAAAATGTCGAATTTTTATCAGTTAAACCCGGCTCTGAAAGTTACCTGGCTAGGCATTGCTGGTGTTTGTGGTTGGGCATCAGCTATAGCAGCCAAATACATGAGGTTCTTTTGAAGTTGAGCCTGGTACCTGATCATTCAGAATCAAAAGGATATCCCAACCGACGATATATAAAGAGTCTTCAGATAACAAAATCAACGGTTTAACGGATATGTTGAGAGGTTATATATGATGATGTACCCCAATCAACGAAATATAAACAGAGTCCCTACTCGTACAGAATGGACTACGTGAAGAGTAGTGCGTTGAAATACAGTAAATCGACCCTTCTCTGGAAGGTTTAGGCAGTCTGGTCTGACTATTTTGTTCTTGTTATTAAAAGAATTCACAAAATTGAATTCCACGCTGGAGATCACTCCGACAATATCGTAagagaaataatcaatttaacTTGAAGTGGTTTCTGCATACTATACAAGTAATAAAGTAAGCATAATTTGCAGTATGTAAGAAGCAGAACTTACTGGGCACATTCAGCGAGTTTGCCTAGATTTTGATTATCCAGAATAGCCAATATCAATTTCTTGTTCTCATCCAGGTACTGCATCATGAGTTGTTAACGAGGTTGCTTATCAGAATGTGAATTATAGGAAGTACGATACATATAATAACACGCATAAAATGAGAAAACCAGAAAGAAATGGAAAGGCAGAAAACAAACAATGATAATAAAGCAGACACGATTAAACGGCAGGGCAGCCACTACAGAGTATATCACTGATTCACTTTCCACTGGTATTCAAGGGCGAAAAAATAGATTGCAACGGTCGTGCACTATATCAACTCTGTGCCattattagaaaataaaatttcctTATTGCAAATGAAGACAGATGGCCTCTTAGCACCGCACATTGTTTTCAAAATACAGTGAACCTTAGAAAGTGAAAAAGCTTCGTATGGATACTCATGTAACTCATATAACGAGAGCATTTACTTGGTACTATTTGCTTAACGGCACCTGATGGCATGAGGTTTTTAGACAGCCATAAAGTTCTGTTTTTCGACACGGTAAGGCTTGAAGTTACATTAGTTGTCAACGCTCTTGGAATGCGCATACAATGGCGTCAAAAGAATTTGTTACACAATTGGGGACAAAGCATGACATCATTGACATGGATCACTAGTAATCTCTTAAAAGAAGCAAAGAAATCATGAAGCGCACCTCCTAATTCAGCAAACTTACACTACACCTTTACAAAATTGTGATGTACAAGTTCTATAACGCTCTGGTGGATAAGGACAGGCGCATCTAATGCATCAAAAAAGTACTGTTGCTAATATTCTGTTCAATAGGCTCCTAAACCAAAGGCTGCAACAAAATTTATAAGAGTAGTCTCGAGTGCATCCTCAATCAAATAAACCTTAACTTATGAACAATATACACTTGATTACTACCTCTACATTTGACAGAACTCCTCGCAACTTCATAAAGTAGAGAAAATCACTGGTCTCTTCCCACGACCAACCGAGGCATAGTTCGTTAGTGCTGAAGTGTTAGGAAAATATGATGTTCTACTAACTATATACATGGCTTTAAACAGATGCTATCAGAAACCCCATCAATTTCATTTCATCAGCAGGTACTTGAAGTTTTATATGCAAAGTCGCGACATTCTCGAGTGCAAAGCAGCAGTTCACCAAACAGAACTCCTTGC includes these proteins:
- the LOC131020839 gene encoding GRF1-interacting factor 3-like, coding for MQQPGPMFPVMPSFPPTNITTEQIQKYLDENKKLILAILDNQNLGKLAECAQYQAQLQKNLMYLAAIADAQPQTPAMPSQMTPHPAMQQGGFYMQHPQAAAAMAQQQGMFQPRAPFNSPHLLQDPQQQHGHPQAGQGQLGMRSVGPNNGMNPQHNDASLGGASSSVPTSNSNLNDIRGVSKQDKPDSRAATGSDGQGNSAAARGGGDAEEAK